Proteins found in one Xenopus laevis strain J_2021 chromosome 1L, Xenopus_laevis_v10.1, whole genome shotgun sequence genomic segment:
- the dcaf12.L gene encoding DDB1- and CUL4-associated factor 12-A yields the protein MTRRSVSRKRRANPGSGPGEQSDWDHSAHKRKRLPPEKKSLVFYLKSRELKPHNDSTYLHLLRGHAACTLPSILSEREFHLGNLNKVFASQWLNHRQVVCGTKCNTLFVVDVQTGQITRIPILKDREPINGSHQSCGIHAIEINPSRTLLATGGDNPNSIAVYRLPTLDPVCVGDGGHNDWIFSIAWISDTMAVSGSRDGSMGLWEMTDEVVNKSDFQHGLSRVPVYSHISHKALKDIPKESSNPVNCKVRALAFNSNNKELGAVSLDGFFHLWKAEQTLSKLLSTKLPYCRENVCLAYGLEWSLYAVGSQAHVSFLDPRQPPHCAKSVYCREQGSGIRSVSFYEHIVTVGTGQGALLFYDIRAQRFLEDSTGNCRNAKKKGDTLKLSTGKGWLNHNEMWLNYFSDIDCCPNAVYTHCYDSSGTKLFVAGGPLPTGLHGNYAGLWS from the exons ATGACCCGGAGATCAGTTAGCAGGAAGCGGAGGGCCAATCCTGGATCAGGCCCCGGGGAGCAG TCTGACTGGGATCACTCGGCCCATAAGCGCAAGAGGCTCCCCCCTGAGAAGAAATCACTTGTGTTCTACCTGAAGTCCAGAGAGCTGAAGCCTCACAATGACTCCACTTACCTTCATCTGTTACGCGGCCACGCAGCTTGCACTCTACCCAGCATTCTCTCCGAGAGGGAGTTCCACCTGGGCAACCTCAACAAAGTCTTTGCCTCTCAGTGGTTAAACCACCGGCAAGTTGTGTGCGGCACCAAATGCAACACC TTGTTCGTGGTGGATGTACAGACGGGACAAATAACAAGAATCCCCATCTTGAAAGACCGGGAGCCAATCAACGGGAGCCATCAGAGCTGTGGAATCCACGCCATTGAGATTAACCCTTCGAGGACATTGTTGGCCACAGGAGGGGACAATCCTAACAGCATTGCTGTGTATAGACTCCCGACACTGGaccctgtgtgtgtgggggac GGGGGCCACAATGACTGGATCTTCTCTATCGCCTGGATCAGTGACACTATGGCTGTGTCGG GTTCTCGGGACGGCTCCATGGGTCTGTGGGAAATGACAGATGAAGTTGTGAATAAGAGTGACTTTCAGCATGGCCTCTCCCGCGTCCCTGTGTACTCGCACATCTCTCACAAAGCGCTGAAGGACATCCCCAAAGAAAGCAGCAACCCGGTGAACTGCAAGGTGCGAGCTCTGGCCTTCAACAGCAACAACAAG GAACTGGGGGCTGTTTCTCTGGACGGTTTCTTCCACCTCTGGAAAGCAGAACAGACTCTCTCTAAG CTGCTCTCCACGAAGCTGCCATACTGCAGAGAGAACGTGTGTCTGGCCTATGGGCTGGAGTGGTCTCTTTACGCTGTCGGGTCACAAGCTCACGTCTCCTTCTTGGATCCCCGGCAGCCTCCTCATTGTGCCAAGTCTGTGTATTGCAGGGAGCAGGGCAGCG GAATTCGGTCGGTCAGTTTCTATGAACACATCGTCACCGTGGGGACCGGCCAGGGGGCTCTTCTCTTTTATGACATTCGAGCGCAAAGATTTCTGGAAGATTCAACGGGAAACTGCCGGAATGCCAAGAAGAAAGGGGACACGCTGAAGCTCAGCACCGGGAAAGGCTGGCTG AATCACAATGAAATGTGGCTGAATTACTTCTCCGACATCGACTGCTGCCCGAATGCCGTTTACACCCACTGTTACGACTCCTCCGGAACCAAACTCTTTGTGGCGGGCGGGCCTCTACCCACAGGTCTCCATGGCAACTACGCCGGCCTATGGAGTTAA